Proteins found in one Labrenzia sp. VG12 genomic segment:
- a CDS encoding XdhC family protein, whose amino-acid sequence MDLSLLKALNADRSARRAAILVTDMTNGSQRLIRGQEDYSADPLAEELGKRFRSGKSGMVTLEAGEHFLNVSLPSPRLVIIGAVHISQALVPMARIAGLDVTVIDPRTAFATEDRFPGGSLKAEWPEDVLKDAPLDAFTAVAAVTHDPKIDDLPLIEALKSGCFYVGALGSRKTHGKRLERFAEAGLDPALFDRIDAPIGLDIGAASPEEIAVAVLGSVIQAMRKAPGAGL is encoded by the coding sequence ATGGATCTGTCCCTTTTAAAGGCTCTGAATGCCGATCGCTCCGCGCGCCGGGCCGCCATTCTGGTCACCGATATGACCAATGGCAGCCAGCGGCTGATCCGTGGACAGGAGGATTATTCCGCTGATCCGTTGGCGGAAGAACTCGGCAAGCGGTTTCGCTCGGGAAAATCCGGGATGGTGACGCTTGAGGCCGGCGAGCATTTCCTGAATGTGTCGCTGCCGTCGCCGCGCTTGGTGATAATCGGTGCGGTTCACATAAGCCAGGCGCTTGTGCCGATGGCCCGGATTGCCGGTCTCGATGTAACGGTCATCGACCCGCGTACCGCCTTTGCAACGGAAGACCGTTTCCCAGGTGGAAGCCTCAAGGCGGAGTGGCCAGAAGATGTTCTGAAAGATGCGCCCCTCGATGCCTTCACGGCGGTTGCAGCTGTCACGCATGACCCGAAAATCGACGATCTTCCGCTGATCGAAGCCCTGAAGAGCGGTTGTTTCTATGTCGGTGCACTGGGCAGCCGCAAGACGCATGGGAAACGGCTTGAGCGGTTTGCCGAGGCCGGCCTGGACCCCGCCTTGTTCGACCGTATCGACGCACCGATCGGGCTCGATATCGGTGCAGCCTCACCGGAGGAAATTGCCGTTGCAGTCCTTGGCTCGGTCATCCAGGCCATGCGCAAGGCGCCGGGAGCCGGGTTGTGA
- a CDS encoding LysE family translocator → MSTETLLAFLAATALFAYMPGPALLYTAAQTISRGRRAGLLATAGIHVGCYAHVFAAAFGLSAIFSAVPTLYMVLKLVGGAYLVFLGVQMIRTRVAAGPMPDLPQKSTRRAFVDSVLVEVLNPKVAVFFIAFLPQFVSPDAGLPIWMQFLILGTIVNCAFTSADLVTVFFASEVKKRLTRSSRAQDLTRWLGGSLLVGLGFKLATDRA, encoded by the coding sequence ATGAGCACTGAAACCCTCCTCGCCTTTCTGGCCGCCACCGCCCTCTTTGCCTATATGCCGGGCCCTGCGCTTCTCTACACCGCAGCCCAAACCATCTCGCGCGGCCGGCGCGCCGGTCTTCTGGCAACAGCCGGAATTCACGTGGGCTGCTATGCCCACGTTTTTGCGGCGGCGTTTGGCCTGTCGGCCATTTTCAGTGCCGTGCCGACCCTTTACATGGTGTTGAAACTGGTCGGTGGCGCTTATCTGGTGTTTCTCGGTGTACAGATGATCCGCACGCGCGTTGCCGCCGGCCCGATGCCGGACCTGCCGCAAAAATCCACGCGGCGCGCCTTTGTCGACAGTGTTCTTGTGGAAGTGCTCAACCCGAAGGTGGCTGTCTTCTTCATCGCCTTCCTGCCGCAATTCGTCAGCCCGGACGCCGGATTGCCGATCTGGATGCAGTTCCTGATCCTCGGTACCATCGTCAACTGCGCCTTTACATCCGCTGATCTTGTGACCGTTTTCTTCGCCTCCGAAGTGAAGAAGCGGCTGACCAGGTCGTCCAGGGCCCAGGATCTGACCCGCTGGCTGGGCGGCTCCCTGCTGGTCGGGCTCGGTTTCAAACTTGCCACGGACCGTGCCTGA
- a CDS encoding XdhC family protein, whose protein sequence is MPATDTSPVADVLKTAEDWRGAGRSVALATVVETWGSAPRPVGSHLVIDSDGNFEGSVSGGCVEGAVVAEAVDVIDSGVPTTLEFGVADETAWRVGLSCGGRIRVYVEPVA, encoded by the coding sequence ATGCCTGCCACCGACACCTCACCCGTCGCCGATGTGTTAAAAACCGCCGAAGACTGGCGCGGCGCCGGCCGTTCCGTCGCACTTGCCACCGTGGTTGAAACCTGGGGCTCCGCACCGCGTCCGGTCGGCTCCCACCTGGTGATCGATTCCGACGGCAATTTCGAAGGCTCGGTTTCCGGCGGCTGTGTCGAGGGCGCGGTGGTTGCCGAAGCGGTCGATGTGATTGATAGTGGGGTTCCAACCACCCTTGAATTCGGTGTGGCCGACGAGACCGCCTGGCGGGTTGGTCTGTCCTGCGGCGGCCGGATCAGGGTCTACGTCGAACCCGTTGCCTGA
- a CDS encoding phosphoenolpyruvate carboxykinase, which translates to MQEVGVRNPSIGCETFGFKGLKALYWNQNEPALYEYSLSRGETKLAAGGAIVAETGIHTGRSPKDKFVVFDEETRDTVWWDNNAQMPKDKFDLLLADFLAHAEGMELFAQDLYGGADATHRLPVRVYTEFAWHSLFIRNLLLRPEVSELEAFAPDMTIIDLPSFKADPARHGCRTETVIAVDLTRKIVLIGGTSYAGEMKKSVFTMLNHLLPAKGVMSMHCSANVGDEGDTAVFFGLSGTGKTTLSADPARTLIGDDEHGWSESGVFNFEGGCYAKTIKLSAEAEPEIHSTTQRFGTVLENVVLDDQRVPDFNDGSKTENTRAAYPIHFISNASDTGCAPMPKTIIMLTADAFGVMPPIARLTPAQAMYHFLSGYTAKVAGTEKGVTEPQATFSTCFGAPFLPRHPSEYGNLLKDLIARHNVDCWLVNTGWTGGAYGTGNRMPIKATRTLLTAALNGSLKDADFRTDANFGFEVPVSVDGVDDTILTPRDTWDDKAAYDVQAAKLVDMFVSNFEAFEDHVDGAVKSAAPACRMAAE; encoded by the coding sequence ATGCAAGAAGTAGGTGTCAGGAATCCCTCCATTGGCTGCGAAACCTTTGGCTTCAAGGGGCTGAAGGCGCTCTATTGGAACCAGAACGAGCCTGCGCTTTACGAGTATTCCCTGTCCCGCGGCGAAACGAAGCTGGCTGCCGGCGGCGCGATTGTCGCGGAAACCGGCATTCACACCGGCCGCTCCCCCAAGGACAAGTTCGTTGTCTTCGACGAGGAAACCCGGGACACGGTCTGGTGGGACAACAATGCGCAGATGCCGAAGGACAAGTTCGATCTGCTGCTTGCCGATTTCCTGGCTCATGCGGAAGGCATGGAACTGTTCGCACAGGATCTTTACGGCGGTGCGGACGCCACGCACCGGCTGCCGGTCCGGGTCTATACCGAATTCGCCTGGCATTCGCTTTTCATCCGCAATCTTCTGCTGCGGCCTGAGGTGAGCGAACTTGAAGCGTTTGCCCCGGACATGACGATCATCGATCTGCCGAGCTTCAAGGCCGATCCGGCGCGGCACGGTTGCCGCACCGAAACGGTGATCGCCGTCGACCTGACCCGCAAGATCGTGTTGATCGGCGGCACGTCCTATGCCGGCGAGATGAAGAAGTCCGTCTTCACCATGCTCAATCACCTGTTGCCGGCCAAAGGCGTGATGTCGATGCACTGCTCGGCCAATGTGGGCGATGAAGGCGACACGGCTGTCTTCTTCGGTCTCTCCGGCACCGGCAAGACCACACTGTCGGCAGACCCGGCCCGCACGCTGATCGGCGACGACGAGCATGGCTGGTCGGAAAGCGGCGTCTTCAATTTCGAGGGCGGCTGTTACGCCAAGACCATCAAGCTCAGCGCCGAGGCCGAACCGGAAATCCATTCCACGACCCAGCGTTTCGGCACGGTCCTGGAAAATGTTGTTCTCGACGACCAGCGTGTTCCGGATTTCAACGACGGTTCGAAGACCGAAAATACGCGCGCCGCTTATCCGATCCACTTCATTTCCAATGCCAGCGACACCGGCTGTGCGCCGATGCCGAAGACGATCATCATGCTGACCGCCGATGCCTTTGGCGTGATGCCGCCGATTGCGCGGCTGACGCCGGCCCAGGCCATGTACCACTTCCTGTCCGGTTACACGGCAAAGGTGGCCGGCACCGAAAAGGGTGTCACCGAGCCGCAGGCGACCTTTTCCACCTGCTTCGGCGCACCGTTCCTGCCGCGGCACCCGTCGGAATACGGGAACCTGCTGAAGGACCTGATCGCCAGGCACAATGTCGATTGCTGGCTGGTAAATACCGGCTGGACCGGCGGCGCCTATGGCACCGGCAACCGCATGCCGATCAAGGCAACCCGCACACTCCTGACCGCCGCTCTCAACGGCAGCCTGAAGGATGCGGACTTCCGCACCGACGCCAATTTCGGCTTTGAGGTCCCGGTCTCCGTGGACGGGGTCGACGACACGATCCTGACACCGCGCGACACCTGGGACGACAAGGCAGCCTATGACGTTCAGGCCGCCAAGCTGGTCGACATGTTCGTCAGCAATTTCGAGGCATTCGAGGATCATGTCGACGGCGCTGTCAAAAGCGCGGCTCCGGCCTGCCGGATGGCTGCGGAATAA
- a CDS encoding response regulator transcription factor: MPTIALVDDDRNILTSVSIALEAEGYRVQTYTDGTSALDGLQSDPPELAIFDIKMPRMDGMELLRRLRQNSDLPVIFLTSKDDEIDELFGLKMGADDFIRKPFSQRLLVERVRAVLRRAQPRDASAPRDDADKLLERGQLVMDQERHTCTWNNKPVTLTVTEFLILSALAHRPGVVKSRNALMDAAYDDQVYVDDRTIDSHIKRLRKKFKVVDDDFDMIETLYGVGYRFREV; encoded by the coding sequence ATGCCAACAATTGCTCTGGTCGATGATGACCGCAACATCCTGACGTCCGTTTCGATTGCGCTGGAAGCAGAAGGCTATCGCGTCCAGACCTATACCGACGGAACGTCTGCACTGGACGGTCTTCAAAGCGATCCACCGGAACTGGCGATCTTCGACATCAAGATGCCACGCATGGACGGGATGGAGCTGCTGCGCCGCTTGCGTCAGAATTCGGATCTGCCGGTGATTTTCCTGACGTCGAAAGACGACGAGATCGATGAGTTGTTCGGCCTCAAGATGGGGGCGGACGACTTTATCCGGAAACCGTTCTCGCAGCGCCTTCTTGTGGAGCGCGTGCGTGCGGTTCTGCGCCGTGCACAGCCGCGGGATGCGTCGGCACCGCGCGACGACGCGGACAAACTGCTGGAACGCGGGCAACTGGTCATGGACCAGGAGCGGCACACCTGCACCTGGAACAACAAGCCGGTGACGCTGACCGTGACAGAGTTCCTGATCCTGTCCGCCCTGGCGCATCGCCCGGGCGTGGTCAAGAGCCGGAACGCGCTCATGGATGCGGCCTATGACGATCAGGTCTATGTTGACGACCGCACCATCGACAGCCACATCAAGCGCCTGCGCAAGAAGTTCAAGGTGGTTGACGACGACTTCGACATGATCGAAACCCTTTACGGGGTCGGGTACCGGTTCCGAGAGGTCTGA
- a CDS encoding sensor histidine kinase, protein MAVDSEHADEVAASEPQNGSERSRLRRLGNKRIRRRLLSQLGRIFGTYVLSSLTRRIIAINLVGLLALVIGILYLNQFRAGLIDARVQSLLTQGEIIAGAIAASATVDTGTITVDPERLLELQAGESITPTQEDLESLDFPINPERVGPVLRRLISPTKTRARIYDPEGILILDSRHLYTSAQILRFDLPPPNAEEEGFWDALWQWTKRWLRQGDLPIYQEVGGGDGRAYPEVEAALAGSPASVTRISQRGELIVSVAVPIQRFRAVLGSLLLSTQGGDIDAIVRAERIAIIRVFLFAATVTILLSILLAGTIAGPVRRLAAAADRVRRGSNSREEIPDFSDRQDEIGHLARAFREMTNALYNKIDAIEQFAADVAHELKNPLTSLRSAVETLPLARNKESQDRLMEVIQHDVRRLDRLISDISDASRLDAELARIQSETIDIAELLRNMADAANQRSGTEEAGVKLTVADAQGTRPYLIQGHDIRLGQVISNLLDNARSFSPADGIVHVDLSREGRWIKITVDDDGPGIRAENTERIFERFYTDRPDGEGFGNNSGLGLSISRQIIEAHGGTISATNRLELQADGGQKIAGARFLIHLPLGQGK, encoded by the coding sequence ATGGCGGTCGACAGTGAGCACGCAGACGAGGTTGCCGCCTCCGAACCGCAGAACGGTTCGGAGCGCTCCCGGCTGCGCCGGCTTGGCAACAAGCGGATCCGACGCCGTCTTCTGAGCCAGCTCGGCCGCATCTTCGGCACCTATGTGCTGTCGTCCCTGACCCGGCGGATCATTGCGATCAACCTTGTTGGCCTGCTCGCGCTGGTCATCGGCATTCTCTACCTGAACCAGTTTCGCGCCGGTCTGATCGACGCACGTGTCCAAAGTCTGCTGACCCAGGGCGAGATCATTGCCGGCGCAATCGCGGCGTCCGCGACCGTCGACACCGGCACGATCACCGTCGATCCCGAACGGCTTCTGGAACTGCAGGCGGGCGAAAGCATCACGCCGACCCAGGAAGACCTGGAAAGCCTCGACTTTCCGATCAATCCGGAGCGTGTCGGGCCGGTGCTGCGTCGCCTGATCTCGCCGACCAAGACCCGCGCCCGGATCTATGACCCGGAAGGCATCCTGATCCTGGACAGCCGACATCTTTACACCAGTGCCCAGATCCTGCGGTTCGATCTGCCACCGCCGAATGCGGAGGAGGAAGGCTTCTGGGACGCGCTCTGGCAATGGACCAAACGCTGGCTGCGTCAGGGTGACCTGCCGATCTACCAGGAAGTTGGCGGCGGCGACGGACGCGCCTATCCGGAAGTCGAGGCGGCACTGGCCGGATCACCTGCGAGCGTGACACGGATCTCCCAGCGGGGAGAGCTGATTGTTTCTGTTGCCGTGCCGATCCAGCGCTTCCGGGCCGTGCTGGGGTCCCTGTTGCTGTCAACACAGGGCGGTGACATCGACGCCATCGTGCGCGCGGAACGCATCGCGATCATTCGTGTGTTCCTGTTTGCCGCAACGGTGACCATCTTGTTGTCGATCCTGCTGGCCGGGACCATTGCCGGCCCTGTCAGGCGGCTGGCGGCTGCGGCCGACAGGGTGCGCAGGGGCTCGAACTCGCGTGAGGAAATCCCGGACTTTTCGGATCGCCAGGATGAAATCGGCCACCTCGCCCGTGCGTTCCGCGAAATGACCAACGCGCTCTACAACAAGATCGACGCGATCGAGCAGTTCGCGGCCGATGTGGCGCATGAACTCAAAAACCCGCTGACGTCGCTGCGCAGTGCCGTTGAGACACTGCCCCTGGCCCGCAACAAGGAGTCCCAGGACCGGCTGATGGAGGTGATCCAGCATGATGTGCGACGTCTGGACCGCCTGATCAGTGACATCTCCGATGCCTCGCGGCTCGACGCGGAGCTGGCGCGCATTCAGTCCGAGACGATCGATATTGCCGAACTTCTGCGTAACATGGCCGATGCTGCCAACCAGCGCTCCGGAACGGAGGAGGCCGGCGTCAAGCTGACAGTGGCAGACGCGCAAGGGACCAGGCCCTACCTGATACAGGGGCACGACATTCGTCTCGGCCAGGTGATCAGCAACCTTTTGGACAATGCCCGCTCCTTCTCGCCAGCCGATGGAATTGTTCATGTGGATCTCAGCCGGGAAGGCCGGTGGATCAAGATCACCGTGGATGATGACGGACCGGGTATTCGAGCCGAGAACACCGAACGCATCTTTGAACGGTTCTACACGGACCGCCCGGATGGCGAAGGCTTCGGCAACAATTCCGGTCTCGGATTGTCGATCTCGCGTCAGATCATTGAAGCCCATGGCGGCACAATCTCCGCAACCAATCGTCTTGAGCTGCAGGCTGACGGCGGCCAGAAAATTGCCGGAGCGCGGTTCCTCATCCACCTGCCGCTTGGACAGGGCAAGTGA